Proteins encoded by one window of Chryseobacterium sp. POL2:
- a CDS encoding peptide MFS transporter, with protein sequence MKSKHPKGLPYLFFTEMWERFGYYLILGIFVLYLIEPQGMGGGLGITDKNADDIFGTYIALTYLTPFIGGFLADRVLGYIKSIYLGGILMAAGYIGLGLFKEMSLFYASLALIIVGNGFFKPTISTLLGNLYSEEPYKANKDSGYNIFYMGINIGAFICNIIAAFMRNKFGWGEAFITAGVGMLLGLVIFSIGLKHYKHAAEMKPVQEGDTKLSQILLKVFVPAIIAGAIGWFIPGNLIGSDSTDAFIFACIPVIYFYVSLYFKSKPEEKPSIGALLSIFLISMFFWAVFKQNGTALTRWANYYTDRSVPAAAEKPLEKIYMVEGIDYADSKEPIPVYDDQFRAKKENGEPVKAIGKNVYFNNISPEQKSEIEAKPDSKIFLYNTELFQSINPFWVIVLTPIIVGAWMFLRKRGKEPSTPSKIVLGLFISALSCLVMVWAVQAGDNGSMKVSPWWLVASYGVITVGELCLSPMGLSFVSKLSPARITALMMGGFFLANSVGNKLSGILASTWYSYENKANYFLVNFALLIFATLLGLSMLKRLNKIMKEKGH encoded by the coding sequence GATTTGGTTATTATTTAATACTTGGAATTTTCGTTCTTTACCTTATAGAACCTCAAGGAATGGGCGGCGGTTTAGGAATTACCGACAAAAATGCGGATGATATTTTCGGGACTTATATCGCATTAACTTACTTAACCCCTTTTATTGGTGGATTTTTGGCGGATAGAGTTTTAGGATATATCAAATCTATTTACCTCGGTGGAATTTTAATGGCTGCAGGATATATTGGTTTGGGACTTTTCAAAGAGATGTCTTTGTTTTATGCTTCCTTAGCGTTAATAATTGTCGGAAACGGCTTTTTTAAACCTACTATTTCTACCCTTTTAGGAAATCTATATTCAGAGGAACCTTACAAAGCCAATAAAGATTCTGGTTACAATATTTTCTATATGGGAATTAATATTGGAGCATTCATTTGTAATATTATTGCTGCTTTTATGCGTAATAAATTCGGATGGGGAGAAGCCTTTATTACCGCTGGAGTGGGAATGCTTTTAGGTTTAGTTATTTTCAGTATCGGTTTAAAACATTACAAACACGCTGCAGAAATGAAACCTGTACAAGAAGGTGATACCAAACTTTCGCAGATTTTATTAAAAGTGTTTGTTCCTGCCATTATTGCCGGAGCTATTGGTTGGTTTATCCCAGGGAATTTAATAGGAAGTGATTCTACAGACGCCTTTATTTTTGCGTGTATTCCGGTTATTTATTTCTATGTTTCTCTTTATTTTAAATCAAAACCAGAAGAAAAACCTTCTATTGGAGCATTACTTTCCATATTTTTAATTTCTATGTTCTTTTGGGCAGTTTTCAAACAAAATGGAACAGCTTTAACAAGATGGGCAAATTATTATACAGATAGAAGTGTTCCTGCTGCTGCAGAAAAACCTTTAGAAAAAATCTACATGGTGGAAGGAATTGATTATGCTGATTCTAAAGAGCCAATTCCTGTTTATGACGATCAATTTAGAGCTAAAAAAGAAAATGGAGAACCGGTAAAAGCCATTGGCAAGAATGTATATTTTAATAATATTTCTCCTGAACAAAAATCTGAAATTGAAGCAAAACCAGATTCTAAAATATTCCTTTACAACACCGAGCTTTTCCAATCGATAAATCCTTTTTGGGTAATTGTTCTTACCCCAATAATTGTAGGAGCTTGGATGTTTTTAAGAAAAAGAGGAAAAGAACCTAGCACTCCATCAAAAATTGTTTTGGGACTTTTTATTTCTGCACTTTCTTGTTTAGTAATGGTTTGGGCGGTTCAAGCAGGCGACAACGGAAGTATGAAGGTTTCGCCATGGTGGTTGGTAGCGAGTTATGGTGTAATTACAGTGGGCGAACTTTGCCTTTCACCAATGGGATTATCTTTCGTGTCTAAACTTTCGCCAGCAAGAATTACAGCTTTAATGATGGGTGGATTTTTCTTAGCCAACTCTGTTGGGAACAAGCTTTCAGGGATTTTAGCAAGTACTTGGTACAGTTACGAAAACAAGGCCAATTACTTCTTGGTTAATTTTGCATTATTGATTTTTGCAACGCTTTTAGGTCTTTCCATGCTGAAAAGATTGAATAAAATCATGAAAGAAAAAGGACATTAA
- a CDS encoding peptide MFS transporter, whose product MATEATQKDFYKSEILGQRSGLFVLFFTEMWERFSFYGMRVLLIQFLTAAVIAGDPKSGWAWSAEQAGALYGTYAMMLYLTPIFGGIIADKYIGSRMAVIIGATIMTIGHASMAFDTPTMFFIGLACLVIGTGFFKPNMPSILGEMYKDLPEKKDGAYTIFYMGVNAGAFFGMMLCGYIAETQGWHWGFGLAGIFMLLGTLQFAFAKPLMGNLGVLDKSKEEPETVETKEIKSTEDTDKRNPFTTLDYILIGIVGVIGLLYAFNDPLSKNGIIDMFSSLDTPFLRGQYIMIILALIIFIYLIVSRILRYDKVVRDRMFAVVLLAFFLIFFFMSFEQGATSLVLVARDYIDRSLTGSSLTIFNMVNTAFTIVPLAIISWVLVKLAANTWKRIALSNVILVLCFVLIWGAALWMLKNEFSKEASEITVSWFSTLNSFFIIALASTVSKLWESKYNPSAAFKYGFGLILVAIGFLILGLGSMGISEGVKISMIFLVLTYLFHTLGELFISPVGLSYVSKLVPARMLAFMFGIWYLAIAIAQKLAAVLGGQVETIQAQYSLSHFFFLFTAIPVGAGLLVMLLNPLIKKLMHGIK is encoded by the coding sequence ATGGCAACGGAAGCAACGCAGAAAGATTTTTATAAATCCGAAATTTTAGGACAAAGATCAGGTCTATTTGTCCTTTTCTTCACAGAAATGTGGGAACGTTTTTCCTTCTACGGAATGCGTGTACTTTTAATTCAGTTTTTAACAGCAGCAGTAATTGCAGGTGATCCAAAATCTGGCTGGGCATGGAGCGCAGAACAAGCAGGAGCTCTTTATGGAACTTATGCCATGATGCTTTATTTAACTCCAATTTTTGGGGGAATTATCGCTGATAAATATATTGGTTCTAGAATGGCGGTAATTATTGGCGCCACAATTATGACTATTGGACATGCTTCCATGGCGTTTGACACCCCTACCATGTTTTTTATTGGTTTGGCGTGTTTGGTAATAGGAACTGGATTTTTCAAACCTAATATGCCTTCTATTTTAGGGGAAATGTACAAAGATCTACCCGAAAAGAAAGACGGTGCCTACACCATTTTCTATATGGGTGTAAACGCTGGAGCCTTCTTCGGAATGATGCTTTGCGGATATATTGCAGAAACGCAAGGATGGCATTGGGGATTCGGGTTAGCTGGAATTTTCATGTTGTTGGGAACGCTGCAATTCGCTTTTGCAAAACCTTTAATGGGGAATTTAGGCGTATTGGATAAATCCAAAGAAGAGCCAGAAACTGTAGAAACCAAAGAAATAAAATCTACAGAAGACACCGACAAAAGAAATCCTTTTACGACGCTAGATTATATTCTAATCGGAATTGTTGGGGTAATTGGTTTATTGTACGCCTTCAACGATCCATTGTCTAAAAACGGAATTATTGATATGTTCTCAAGTTTGGACACGCCTTTCCTACGTGGACAATATATCATGATTATTTTAGCTTTAATCATCTTTATTTATCTTATTGTTTCGCGTATTCTTCGTTACGATAAAGTGGTTCGTGATAGAATGTTTGCCGTAGTTTTACTGGCATTCTTCCTTATTTTCTTCTTTATGAGTTTTGAACAAGGAGCCACTTCTTTGGTTTTAGTAGCAAGAGATTATATTGATAGAAGTTTAACAGGTTCTAGCTTAACCATCTTCAATATGGTAAATACAGCATTTACAATAGTTCCTTTGGCTATTATTTCTTGGGTATTGGTGAAGTTAGCGGCTAACACCTGGAAGAGAATTGCATTATCTAATGTTATTCTTGTTCTTTGTTTTGTTCTTATTTGGGGAGCAGCCCTTTGGATGTTGAAAAATGAGTTTTCTAAAGAAGCTTCAGAAATTACGGTTTCTTGGTTCTCAACGCTTAACTCATTCTTTATTATCGCTTTAGCATCCACCGTTTCAAAACTTTGGGAATCTAAATACAATCCTTCTGCGGCCTTCAAATATGGTTTTGGACTTATTTTGGTAGCTATTGGTTTCTTAATTTTAGGATTAGGATCAATGGGCATTTCAGAAGGGGTAAAAATCTCAATGATTTTCTTGGTGCTAACTTATTTATTCCACACTTTAGGAGAATTATTTATTTCACCAGTAGGATTATCTTATGTTTCTAAACTGGTTCCCGCACGTATGTTGGCATTTATGTTTGGAATTTGGTATTTAGCCATCGCCATTGCACAAAAGTTAGCTGCCGTTTTGGGTGGACAAGTAGAAACAATCCAAGCCCAGTATTCATTAAGCCATTTCTTCTTTTTGTTCACAGCAATTCCAGTAGGAGCAGGTTTATTGGTAATGCTTTTGAATCCATTAATTAAAAAATTAATGCACGGAATTAAATAA
- a CDS encoding peptide MFS transporter codes for MNTVQPQSKHPKGLWVLFSTEMWERFNFYGMRAILTLFMVNSLMLGESNASIIYGGFLALCYLTPLLGGFIADKYLGNRYCIILGGSLMAIGQFLLFYSALTFDSSLESSKMIFWLGLLVIVFGNGFFKPNISSMVGSLYPAEEKTKLDSAFTIFYMGINIGALLSQYFVPLIADVVVDEKRDVHAFKWGYLIAGIAMVLGTLIFMFFKNKYVVDPQGNPIGGLPKKSKLEITDEDQAKFTTASLTGIGVLFLVLFFTFRYFSVGEFGFSNFEIGTLVKGIIYPIIYSSGISLALLILMDKKLTKIETQRILVIYIVSFFIIFFWAAFEQAGSSLTFIADNQTDRNIFGWEMPPSMVQIFNGIFVVMLAVPFSMIWDKLRANGKEPASPLKQAFGLLIMALAYFIIAHNVKDLGNSGLLAIKWLILLYFLQTVGELCLSPIGLSLVGKLSPKRFASLLYGVFFISNAAGYALAGTLGAILPATGDKHKKAEELGVNLQDVLDKKVTLTTQQAELLSKNQIPLENHSFAGFEITNLYEFFMVFVILCGIAGVILALISPKLKKMMHGVG; via the coding sequence ATGAATACAGTTCAGCCTCAATCTAAGCATCCTAAAGGATTATGGGTATTGTTTAGTACGGAAATGTGGGAACGTTTCAATTTCTATGGAATGCGAGCGATCCTTACTTTATTTATGGTAAATTCTTTAATGCTTGGCGAGTCCAATGCTTCAATTATTTACGGTGGATTTTTAGCATTATGCTATTTAACACCACTTTTAGGTGGTTTCATTGCAGATAAATATTTAGGAAATCGTTACTGCATTATTCTAGGTGGAAGTTTGATGGCTATTGGACAATTTTTATTATTCTACAGTGCTCTTACTTTTGACAGTAGCTTAGAATCTTCAAAAATGATTTTCTGGCTTGGTTTATTAGTAATAGTATTTGGTAACGGATTCTTCAAACCGAATATTTCGTCAATGGTAGGAAGTTTATATCCTGCTGAAGAAAAAACCAAACTAGATTCAGCATTTACCATTTTCTATATGGGAATTAACATTGGTGCATTATTAAGTCAGTATTTCGTTCCCCTTATTGCCGACGTGGTAGTGGATGAAAAAAGAGATGTTCACGCTTTCAAATGGGGATACCTTATTGCGGGTATTGCTATGGTATTGGGAACACTAATCTTTATGTTCTTTAAGAACAAATATGTGGTTGATCCGCAAGGAAATCCCATTGGAGGACTTCCTAAAAAATCAAAATTGGAAATTACTGATGAAGATCAAGCAAAATTTACAACTGCTTCTTTAACTGGGATTGGAGTTTTATTCTTAGTTTTATTTTTCACATTCAGATATTTCTCAGTTGGAGAATTTGGTTTTAGTAACTTTGAAATTGGAACTTTGGTAAAAGGAATTATCTACCCAATAATTTATTCATCAGGTATTTCTTTAGCTTTATTGATTTTAATGGATAAGAAACTAACTAAAATTGAAACACAACGTATTTTAGTAATCTATATAGTTTCATTCTTTATTATTTTCTTCTGGGCAGCTTTTGAGCAAGCTGGATCTTCATTGACATTTATTGCAGATAACCAAACAGATAGAAATATTTTCGGATGGGAAATGCCCCCTTCAATGGTACAAATTTTTAATGGGATTTTCGTGGTTATGCTTGCTGTTCCTTTTTCTATGATTTGGGATAAATTGAGAGCAAACGGAAAAGAACCAGCTTCACCACTAAAACAAGCTTTTGGTCTTTTGATTATGGCTTTAGCATATTTCATCATTGCTCACAATGTAAAAGATTTAGGGAATAGTGGATTGCTTGCTATCAAATGGCTAATCCTTCTATATTTCTTACAGACTGTTGGTGAGTTATGTCTTTCTCCAATTGGACTTTCTCTAGTTGGTAAACTTTCTCCAAAGCGTTTTGCTTCATTACTATATGGGGTTTTCTTTATTTCCAACGCAGCTGGATATGCATTAGCAGGAACTTTGGGAGCAATTCTACCAGCAACTGGAGATAAGCATAAAAAAGCTGAAGAACTGGGAGTCAATCTACAAGATGTTTTGGATAAAAAAGTAACACTGACCACACAACAAGCAGAATTGCTTTCAAAGAATCAAATTCCGTTAGAAAATCATTCCTTTGCAGGTTTTGAAATCACGAATTTGTACGAATTTTTTATGGTTTTCGTTATTCTTTGTGGTATAGCAGGTGTAATTTTGGCTTTGATTTCTCCAAAACTTAAAAAGATGATGCACGGAGTAGGATAA
- a CDS encoding peptide MFS transporter, producing the protein MYTLEQIQDFKGKYPKQIWSLFFSEMWERFCFYGMRGMLVFFMIHQLNFQEKEANLQYGATQAFVYAFTFIGGLFADKILGFRKSLFWGGLLMIVGSGLLATDPHDFFYFGLAFIIIGTGFFKPNISTMVGELYKEGDNRTDAGFSLFYAGINLGAFLGGYICVAIGKGYMLSSVIDEAHRWNVAFGLAAVGMLVSLINFHFTKKSLGPIGLQPGHPEAIVKAKPLPKWAEYAVYAGTLLLIPLIQVMVSKTEYTDYFMYIIGPATLVYLFYEMSKVSVAERKKLIAALVFIIFSIVFWGIYEQSGGSLSIFAAKNLNDSLLGLTVDPNGVNNSGGAFFIILLAPLFGLLWIWLGKRKLEPNTIIKFGLGFIFLGLGYYVLFATRFFATDGVSSLDIFTTALLVITIGELCLSPIGLSIMTKLSPAKLQGIMMGMWFLASAYGQYVAGLIGANMAEARENADAAESLLTYTDGYKQLGVYALIAGVVLILISPLIKKLMQEVK; encoded by the coding sequence ATGTACACATTAGAACAAATACAAGATTTTAAAGGAAAGTATCCCAAACAAATTTGGAGTTTATTTTTCTCTGAAATGTGGGAACGTTTTTGCTTCTACGGAATGCGTGGAATGCTGGTGTTTTTCATGATTCATCAACTTAACTTTCAGGAAAAAGAAGCCAATTTACAATACGGCGCAACACAAGCTTTTGTGTATGCTTTTACTTTTATTGGAGGACTTTTCGCTGATAAAATTTTAGGTTTCCGAAAATCACTTTTCTGGGGTGGATTATTAATGATTGTCGGAAGTGGCTTGTTAGCAACAGATCCGCACGATTTCTTTTATTTCGGTTTAGCCTTTATCATTATTGGAACAGGCTTTTTCAAACCTAATATTTCCACCATGGTCGGCGAGCTTTACAAAGAAGGCGATAACAGAACCGATGCTGGATTCTCTCTGTTTTATGCAGGGATTAATCTAGGAGCATTTTTAGGAGGTTACATTTGTGTTGCCATTGGTAAAGGATACATGCTTTCTTCGGTTATTGATGAGGCACATCGTTGGAATGTCGCATTCGGGTTGGCAGCTGTGGGGATGTTGGTAAGTCTTATTAATTTTCATTTTACTAAAAAATCTTTAGGACCTATTGGCCTACAGCCTGGACATCCAGAAGCGATTGTAAAAGCCAAACCACTTCCAAAATGGGCAGAATACGCCGTGTATGCAGGCACATTGCTTTTGATTCCGTTAATCCAAGTGATGGTTTCTAAAACAGAATACACCGATTATTTCATGTACATCATTGGTCCAGCAACTTTAGTCTATTTATTCTACGAGATGTCAAAAGTTTCGGTTGCAGAACGTAAAAAACTGATTGCTGCTTTGGTATTCATTATTTTCTCGATTGTTTTTTGGGGAATCTATGAACAAAGTGGAGGCTCACTAAGCATCTTTGCCGCAAAGAATCTAAATGATTCTTTATTAGGATTAACAGTTGATCCCAACGGCGTCAATAACTCTGGAGGCGCATTTTTCATTATTCTTTTAGCACCTTTATTTGGATTGTTATGGATTTGGTTAGGAAAACGAAAATTAGAACCCAATACGATTATTAAATTTGGTTTAGGATTTATCTTTCTAGGCTTGGGTTATTATGTTTTGTTTGCAACACGATTTTTTGCAACAGACGGCGTGTCGTCTTTAGATATTTTCACAACAGCTTTGCTTGTTATCACCATTGGAGAGCTCTGCTTATCACCCATTGGTTTATCCATTATGACCAAACTTTCACCTGCAAAACTTCAAGGAATTATGATGGGAATGTGGTTTTTAGCATCTGCTTATGGACAATATGTTGCGGGACTAATTGGTGCAAATATGGCTGAAGCCAGAGAAAATGCAGATGCAGCAGAATCATTATTAACTTATACAGATGGTTACAAACAATTGGGCGTCTATGCGTTAATTGCTGGTGTGGTATTAATTTTGATATCTCCTCTTATTAAAAAATTAATGCAAGAAGTGAAATAA
- a CDS encoding thioredoxin family protein — protein sequence MMKIFFQVLFILMSNFSFAQVHWMTIGEALEAQKKVPKKIFISFTESNCDTCLKMENQTFENPIIAKIISENFYPVKFFTDSKEKVNFHGRIFEWKDSLKSTLHPFAKYMNISKVPALIFLDEQSSPITSLMGALSAKDVEPYFSMITSQNYKNIKTRQQWDDYQRKFRSKIKD from the coding sequence ATGATGAAGATTTTTTTCCAAGTACTTTTTATACTAATGTCTAATTTTTCCTTTGCACAAGTACATTGGATGACAATTGGCGAAGCTTTAGAAGCTCAAAAAAAAGTCCCGAAAAAAATCTTCATCTCTTTTACAGAAAGCAATTGTGATACTTGTCTAAAGATGGAAAACCAAACTTTTGAAAATCCTATTATTGCTAAAATTATTTCTGAAAACTTTTATCCTGTCAAATTTTTTACAGATAGCAAAGAAAAAGTCAACTTCCATGGTCGTATCTTCGAATGGAAAGATAGTCTGAAATCTACCCTCCATCCTTTTGCAAAGTATATGAACATTTCTAAAGTGCCCGCATTAATATTTTTGGATGAACAATCTTCGCCAATTACCAGCCTTATGGGCGCTTTGTCTGCAAAAGATGTTGAGCCTTATTTCTCTATGATTACCTCGCAGAATTATAAAAATATAAAGACGCGTCAGCAATGGGATGATTATCAACGAAAATTCAGGTCTAAAATAAAAGATTAA
- a CDS encoding DUF3467 domain-containing protein: MDNNQNQDPNNINIQLNEMIAAGVYCNLALVNHSPSEFVVDFIQLMPGVQQANVRSRVILAPLHAKRVLAALQQNVANYEQQFGEIKEVEPFVLGGNNVQA, from the coding sequence ATGGACAACAATCAAAACCAAGATCCTAACAACATCAACATCCAATTGAACGAAATGATCGCTGCAGGCGTATATTGTAACCTTGCACTAGTTAACCATTCGCCATCAGAGTTCGTTGTAGACTTCATTCAATTAATGCCAGGTGTACAACAAGCTAACGTAAGATCAAGAGTTATCCTTGCACCTCTTCACGCTAAGAGAGTATTGGCTGCTCTTCAACAAAACGTAGCTAACTACGAGCAACAATTTGGAGAAATCAAAGAAGTTGAGCCTTTCGTATTAGGAGGTAACAACGTACAAGCTTAA